Part of the Ammospiza caudacuta isolate bAmmCau1 chromosome 3, bAmmCau1.pri, whole genome shotgun sequence genome, GCACCAGTGTGACATAAAAACCTCACATAAGAAATGCAGGAAGGGGTAGGGATGACTGAAGACAGTCAATTGAGGCAGGCACAGGAACATCTATTTCCATTTATCTTTTCAACCTTTATAGAAAGCTCTGCAGCCAGTAATATAACAAATCACAAAAggcatttttctcttccaaCTGTTTTAAAATCAAGTAACTAGACCAGATATTACTAAAAATGAGAGTCTCTTGTAGACAATTATAGAAGATTCTTCTTTTgagttttatttgtttatagTAACAGTAGCACATATTTCCACTTAGGTATTTCAGTGCAACAAGGAAATCCATTAGGCTTCAGCAAGGTGACCTATGTTTCTATATGCAATGGAACAGATTAAAGTGCCTCCCTTTGTTGCACAACAGTTTAAAGCTTCAGAACTCTAAGTAAATACCTTTCACAGAATTAAACAAGCAGACACTTTGCTTGATTATGAAATGCTTTTGTTGGATGAGTGAAGTGCTTTCTGCAGTAGAACAATTCATTTGTAAGCCACAGGCACTACTACAAGAGTGGTATCAGAGTAGAACTTTTGACATTTTAGTAGTCTGTGCAAGAATTCCACTCTACTTTTTGCAAGTTGCATATCTTGAAGATACATTCTCCCAGTTGATCACATTCCAGATGGCTTTCAAATAATCAGGTCGAACATTTTTATATTGAAGATAATAAGCATGTTCCCATACGTCAATGCCTAGCAAAGGAATGAGACCTGTGAAAAAAAGAGGGTAAATATATGAAAACACACTTAACACACTTTACATGTAAAGTTTTATATTGCATCTTCAAATTGTACCCAGTTTCTGAGTCTTAAGCTGCAGGAAGACAAAGAGCTCTGCAGAACACTGGTCTTTACTGCAGTATTTTACAAAactgtgctcacacacacacacacagagcttaAACTCAAAGAGCTGATTTGGGTAAACACACATATAAATATTCTTGAACTGCCTTGAAGACATAACTGAAACCAGATGAAGTAATTTTTGAAAGGTTTCTATCTTTTGCACGCTTATGCAAGCACTTTCATAAAAAATTACGTTATGAAGGTTTCTTGTGATGCCAGCTTGCTTCCAATACTTTAATTACAGGCTATTTGTTAAGTACCTAATTACCTACTTGCTTTTGTGCTAAAACACCCTTGTCACTGAATTTTTTATGGTAAATTTTCACAGGAGGGAAGGTGAAATTCACTCCCATTATAATCTATGTCCCTATACTAAATCTATAATTTCTTTTCACCCTACTGATAGGCAATACACAGACTGCTGGCAATACATGAAATTCCTTGCCATTCTCTATGAATTCTGCAGAAAGTATCTGCAAAATGATTTGGACAAACTGTCACTGCAAGCAGATTCTCACTGAACATGACCTCTTCCCTCTGTGAAGGGTGTCCAGTCTGCCATTACCACTTTCATGTCTCTCTAAAGAAGTAAGAATATATTGCAAAGAGATCACTGCCAGTCCtatgctgcttttccagctgtaaCACTTAACCACATCACAGACTAATTTGGCTGACACTCATTACTCTTATAACTATAAAGGAAGCAAATTATAAGGCTCCATTTAAAACCCAGTCTAGATGGGAACAAGAGTTATGATGTTCATCTTCCCCTCTCATGTTGTCGGGCCTCCACGGACAGTGCTGTGAATAGCTCCTCtgccagagaaaaaaaatctgaaggcAAAAGGCTTATATTGCTTGATATGCGCAAGTTACTCCAGTTACTCAAAAATCCAAGGAAGCTGAAGCTAAAATATTCACCAAGCAAAAAGCACTTTCACAACATGGCCCATCTATTTTTCCTTGGACTAGAAGGACACTTAATCATTCTGCTGTTCAAAGTTTTTAAGTTCTGCTTTACAAATGCTGCTCTAAAAAATGAGTTTTCACTTCTGCTAGAAGAGACATTTGGTTTTTCACATCTATTTATCAGCAATTTCTTCTCAACATTTTCCCAAATCACTTTTCAGATGTCATACACTTGCCTACCAAATCTACagaagcagaggggaaggaaagaaacCTGACCTGTTGTGCCTTGCAAAGGGTCTTGATTTGCACAAGCTGCTATCTGTAGGCGCCCCTGCTCCTTGTTATAGCCAAGCCACCCCCAGCCTGATCCTTGGACACCAACTGATACAGCTGTCAGCTTCTCCTTGAAGTTTGCAAAAGAACCAAAGTCACGCTTGATGGCTTCCATCAATTCTCCTTTAACAGATAAAAAGCACAGTAAGATCACAAGCATATCAACCTCAATCCAAACCTCCCAGGTTTATCACAGCAGCTTTTGTGAGATCTGTACTAAAGGGCCTTTAATTTAGGTCACTTTAGGGAATCAGTACTGTATCCTCACCAGGAGGATTCTTTCCATTAGGCTTTAACTGCTGAACTATCCCTACCCAAACTGGAGCATAACTCCAGCCACTAGGCTGGGTGGGCCTGCAGcacatttcttccctttctgtGAATTGAGTACATAGAGCAATTTAATTAGCATGGCTTACTACAACTATTTTCTCTTATGAAGGTGGAAAGGGTATATGCAGCAGAGACCAGGTATTTTGCAGTGTATTCATAATCAGCtctagaaattaaaaaatactttgaacATTActcattttttatatttctggCTTACATCCAAAACCTCCCCCGAATACCTCAGAATTTTGGTAATTGTCACATAGAAAGGTGAATTaactctgaaaaataaagatcCTTTAGACTCCttcaaagagagaaaacatCATCAATTCTACCTGTAATTAAAACTGTTCAATAAACCACTGTAACATGCACTAACCTTTAGGTTCTCCTCCTCCATTAGGAGAAAGGTTTGTCCAGAAGATGCTGTGATTGATATGA contains:
- the SOD2 gene encoding superoxide dismutase [Mn], mitochondrial isoform X1, whose amino-acid sequence is MLCRFAAASRSSAKLVAPLGCLISRQKHTLPDLPYDYAALEPHINAEIMQLHHSKHHATYVNNLNVVEEKYKEAVAKGDVTTQVSLQPALKFNGGGHINHSIFWTNLSPNGGGEPKGELMEAIKRDFGSFANFKEKLTAVSVGVQGSGWGWLGYNKEQGRLQIAACANQDPLQGTTGLIPLLGIDVWEHAYYLQYKNVRPDYLKAIWNVINWENVSSRYATCKK